From a single Rutidosis leptorrhynchoides isolate AG116_Rl617_1_P2 chromosome 5, CSIRO_AGI_Rlap_v1, whole genome shotgun sequence genomic region:
- the LOC139848513 gene encoding geraniol 8-hydroxylase-like, with translation MELVYLVLSSIIFFLFFIRILDLYRKRRMPPGPTGLPIIGNLLDVGPKPHESLAKLAEKYGPLMTIRLGSVTSVIASTPDAAREILQRNDEFCSGRNIPDAVTVLETHKVAMAWISPNEEWRTIRKALNIFLTHQHKLDTLRDLRQNVVSGMVDFLCNSGKTNVDIGKLAFAVALNMMSNTILSQNVTTYESEDIGGFKTAVKTIMLTNGKFNIADIFPILKPLDPQNIRGQSKTGYDWLHKMTRGFIDDRLKHRESKLSRFGDMLDSLLDYAEDHESDFKLLHVQTLLMELFLAGTETSSNTTEWAMTELLLNPDIFSKLRDEVTTIVDKDGIIQEAKILELPYLHAVIKETMRLHLSVPLLIPHKTDAQVKLNNYIVPKDTQIMINAWAIARDPKYWDNPLMFNPERFMGSELDYKGQNFEFLPFGSGRRMCPGIPLAYRVVSLMVASLVYHFDWKLPYPKEEMDMSDIFGLTLLRATPLLAAPIPTHIAEWVDSGEKRNI, from the exons ATGGAGCTTGTATATCTAGTTCTATCTTCCATTATTTTCTTCCTTTTCTTCATCCGTATACTTGACCTCTACCGTAAAAGACGAATGCCGCCCGGCCCTACTGGCCTTCCCATCATCGGAAACTTACTAGATGTCGGtccaaaaccacacgagtcattagcCAAACTAGCTGAAAAATACGGTCCACTTATGACCATCCGCTTAGGCAGCGTCACCAGTGTGATAGCATCCACACCAGACGCTGCTAGAGAAATTCTCCAAAGAAATGACGAGTTCTGCTCTGGGCGTAATATCCCAGACGCAGTCACCGTTTTAGAAACTCATAAAGTGGCAATGGCGTGGATTTCACCAAATGAAGAATGGCGTACTATTCGAAAAGCACTCAACATTTTCCTCACCCACCAACATAAGCTCGATACACTTCGTGACCTTAGACAAAATGTAGTAAGTGGAATGGTTGACTTTCTTTGTAACTCTGGGAAAACGAATGTTGACATAGGGAAGTTAGCATTCGCAGTGGCATTAAATATGATGTCAAACACGATTCTTTCACAAAATGTGACAACCTACGAATCTGAAGATATCGGTGGGTTTAAAACGGCGGTGAAGACAATAATGCTTACAAACGGGAAGTTCAATATAGCAGACATATTTCCAATTTTAAAGCCGTTAGATCCTCAAAACATACGAGGTCAATCGAAAACAGGCTATGATTGGTTACATAAGATGACTCGAGGTTTCATTGATGACAGGCTAAAGCATCGAGAATCAAAGCTTTCGAGGTTTGGTGATATGTTAGATTCACTGTTAGATTACGCTGAGGATCATGAATCAGACTTCAAACTCCTACACGTTCAGACTCTACTTatg GAATTGTTTCTAGCAGGAACAGAAACGAGCTCAAACACAACGGAATGGGCAATGACTGAATTATTACTTAACCCCGATATCTTTTCAAAACTCCGCGATGAAGTAACAACGATAGTAGACAAAGACGGAATAATCCAAGAAGCGAAAATCCTAGAATTACCTTATCTACATGCCGTTATCAAAGAAACAATGAGACTTCATTTATCTGTACCATTGTTAATTCCTCATAAAACAGATGCCCAAGtaaaacttaataattatatagtacCAAAAGATACACAAATAATGATCAACGCATGGGCCATTGCACGTGACCCGAAATATTGGGATAACCCATTGATGTTCAATCCAGAGAGGTTTATGGGAAGCGAGTTGGACTACAAGGGTCAAAATTTTGAGTTTCTACCATTCGGGTCAGGCAGAAGGATGTGTCCCGGAATACCGTTGGCTTATCGGGTTGTGAGCTTAATGGTGGCATCACTCGTGTATCATTTTGATTGGAAGCTTCCATATCCGAAAGAAGAAATGGACATGAGTGACATTTTTGGTCTTACATTGCTTAGGGCAACACCTCTTCTCGCTGCTCCGATTCCGACTCATATAGCTGAGTGGGTAGACTCTGGTGAAAAGAGGAACATATGA